Proteins encoded in a region of the Alistipes sp. ZOR0009 genome:
- the hemG gene encoding protoporphyrinogen oxidase: MQQLRTSQITIIGGGLTGLTLAFYLKRAGKKVTIIERNHEPGGVIRTFTEQGFTYEAGPNTGVLSSPELVQLFDDLGDTCNLEVANPNAKRRLILKDGSWEALPHNLSSAITTPLFSLYDKIRILGEPFRKKGSNPYETLDKLVARRLGKSFLDYAVDPFISGIYAGNPANLVTKFALPKLYNLEQNYGSFIRGAIKKRQEPKSELEQRATKDVFSVKNGLQQLTQALTAAIGHENFILNAKRTSVTLQNGKCQTTVSTEENDILVESEELITTIGAYELANTLTFLTPEDLSPITNMRYAKVAQVALGYKEWNGYPLNGFGGLIPSKENRKVLGILFPSSIFPNRAPEKGALLSVFLGGIQHEDIYNLPDQELIDTALNEVSETLKTNLKPDMIHLFRYPYAIAQYERSSEQRLDQIALLEQQYKGLYLAGNIRNGIGMADRVKQGVTIANMLIK; the protein is encoded by the coding sequence ATTGGCGGAGGATTAACAGGATTAACACTTGCCTTTTACCTTAAAAGAGCAGGAAAAAAGGTAACCATCATTGAACGCAACCACGAACCCGGTGGTGTTATCAGAACCTTTACCGAACAGGGATTTACCTACGAAGCAGGACCAAATACGGGCGTACTATCATCGCCCGAATTGGTGCAACTTTTCGATGACCTTGGAGATACTTGCAACTTAGAGGTTGCCAACCCGAATGCCAAACGACGCCTTATTTTAAAGGATGGCTCATGGGAGGCACTTCCTCACAACCTTTCATCCGCCATCACCACTCCTCTTTTTAGCCTCTACGATAAAATAAGAATATTAGGCGAGCCTTTTAGAAAAAAAGGAAGCAATCCTTATGAAACGCTTGATAAGCTTGTCGCCCGCCGATTAGGAAAAAGTTTCCTCGACTACGCCGTAGATCCGTTTATCTCCGGAATCTATGCTGGGAATCCAGCCAACCTAGTAACCAAATTTGCGTTACCCAAACTCTATAACCTCGAACAGAACTACGGCAGTTTCATCCGTGGTGCCATAAAAAAAAGACAAGAGCCAAAGAGCGAACTAGAGCAAAGAGCTACAAAAGATGTTTTCTCAGTAAAAAATGGGCTGCAACAGCTTACACAGGCCTTAACTGCAGCCATTGGACACGAAAACTTTATTCTCAACGCCAAGCGCACGTCGGTAACCCTTCAAAACGGTAAATGCCAAACAACCGTAAGCACTGAGGAGAATGACATTCTTGTAGAATCGGAGGAACTTATTACAACCATCGGTGCCTATGAGCTTGCCAATACGCTAACTTTCCTAACACCAGAAGACCTCTCTCCTATCACCAACATGCGCTACGCTAAAGTAGCCCAAGTTGCTTTAGGCTACAAGGAGTGGAACGGCTATCCGCTAAATGGTTTTGGAGGATTAATTCCCTCGAAGGAGAACCGAAAAGTTTTGGGCATACTATTCCCTTCCTCCATTTTCCCAAATAGAGCCCCAGAAAAGGGTGCACTGCTATCCGTCTTTCTTGGTGGTATTCAGCACGAAGATATTTACAACCTTCCAGACCAAGAGCTCATAGACACAGCACTCAACGAAGTTTCGGAAACACTTAAGACAAACCTTAAGCCCGACATGATACACCTATTTAGATATCCCTACGCTATCGCTCAGTACGAACGTTCTTCGGAACAACGGCTCGATCAGATTGCCCTATTAGAACAGCAATACAAAGGCCTTTACCTTGCAGGTAATATTCGTAACGGTATAGGAATGGCCGATCGTGTAAAACAAGGTGTAACCATTGCCAACATGCTTATAAAGTAA